The region CTAGACTAAatgatgttacattttatattgaaCTCTCTAGAACACTTGTATTGTACACAGTTGTGCttcaatgccattggcactattttttacCATAAAGCAAGATGGACACCCCTTCATTGTACATAGATGATAAAAGTTTGTTCAACTCTAATACCAAGCAAAGATGGCATGGTTTCatctatatattgtatttatggAAGAAATTTTTTTCAAGAGAATTGTACAGTATTGTTTGTACAATAAACATGTGCAATAAAgttatgttaatatatatatatttattttgtgtgatttgATTATTTATTGGGATTTGAGTCTGTAAATAATATGCATTATCTGAAACTCAAACGTGACATTCAATAGTGTATAACTCAACACACCAAAAATTTTATGAGGTTTCCAAATTTTCTTGTATTTTGCATGGTTGCATTGTACTCCCTAGTAGTGACAGAAATGTCACAGTACTCCCTAGGTCAGTGATGAAAAAACCATTTGGTGGATTAGTTGGCCATTGGAATGAAATGCTCAaattgtgtaatatttcattccaatcttttttaatatttcatttcttagtATCAAAAAATTTATATTATGTGCTTTGGAGTATTCAGAGTTATTATAGTACCAATATCTTGCATTGGTTTAgaatacagtatacagtataataatACTACTTTGCTGTGAATATACCAGCTATCTGTTTTCTAGtggtagagggcgctataactcaaatacatgtactggttTTATCCTACATTTGCTTGTATAGGTATCCTGTAAAGGTGGTGTATTCATTCACATTGCTGTGGACAGCATAGTTGCCTTGTAGCTTAACCCAAATCTCATCACCCTCCTGTGCATCAACAATGACACTATTAGATCCAGCACCATATGATCTATCTGCTGTATGAGCTACATACACGCATGGTAATTTTTCATCATTCTTCATCATGCAGGCAAACAGGTTTGATGCAGTATCCCTTAGTAATGACATACTCAACATATACACACCACTAACAGGACATGTGAATTTACCGGTTGATTGGTCATAGCCACCTCCAAGGTTACTGTACACTTTGCTAAACATGATCACCCGGGCACTGCTCCCATGTGGCATCGCAGTTGTCAATGCTACTGAAAATGCCACTTTAACTTCCTGACCTTGGACTGAATCGCCCTTGTTCCCCTTTTGTCCAGGGTTGCCTTTTTCTCCCATCATTCCATCATCTCCTCTAGGGCCTGATTTTCCTGGTTTTCCTTTCTCACCAGGGAATCCAGAATCTCCTTTTAAACCAGTATCACCTTTGTCACCATTCATGCCAGGTTGCCCAGCAACTCCTGGAATACCATTGGCACCATGAATTCCTTTAAAAAACGAGAGTTgatcgatcaattgattgattgattgattgatagttAATCAATAGGATCCTTATTCTGTAATTTTTGTCATTGTTAGGTGATTGATGTTGATAGTTTAATTCGTGATTGATCATTGATTCATCGATTCAATCAGCTCATTCAATAGTATTTACCACCTGTATTTGGTTGAGGGATGAGTCTTGAGTTATTGCTGTCAATCGATTGAGATTTAAATGAACGATTGACTCACCATTATACTTGAAGTGACATTAGTTCATGTGAGATTGTTgtgtgcgcatgtgtgtgttgtgttgtgttgtgttgtgtgtaaCTGTATTATGACATCTATTACCTGGGTTTCCAGGAATGCCAGGTATCCCATGGCAACAGTTTTCACTTTGTCCGTCCTCAGTGCGTTGACCTGAGGACACCTGAAGTTGTAGCAAAATCAGCGCCAGGTATAACAAACTGACAAGATGATAGACAGATCTGCAAGGATTGGCACAACCCatggtttctatcaatatctacAAGTAAAGAATTAAGATTTTCAGGAAACTTATCTTTCTAATGTCAAGAGTCTTGTGCATTTATTGTGTAAAAATCCTGGCGGTGGGAACGATCACAGTGCAGGGAATGATCGATTTGCCCGTACATGTATAGTCATGGTAATCTTGTGTAGAGTCATCCCACACAATTGATGCGTATACATAAGCTTACACATCTATAACTTTCGTGTTATGTaagttttgatacattttataaatgttaCTATTTCTAAATGTTTGATTAGCTATCATAGGACGACTTATTATATTCTATCCCTTCTGTTTACTCTGTGGATTAATATTAATTCGTACGTAATGAAGACGTTAATGCGCAAAACGTAATTAATGAACAAAACCGATCTGGGTAATTTGATTGTTTGATTTTACAGCCACCGATTCGAGTATAGAAAAATGGTATATTTGAATGTTGATTTGCGCAATTAAATATAGCATAACAAATGGTGGACGAGAAAGGTAACGGATTATTATATTGCATAAACAGATGATTATTTAAACattgaattgaaataaagcTGATCAATGGAAAGGGAGTGTATTAAAATGGATGGGAAAAAATGAAATGCTACGACAACAATGGGCCGGGTGCTATGTACCGATAATACagtactagtctgtaaggtacgccgtgacggggcaccctcaaacatcggccaacccctaacctgtgagaggaggccggtgagggcgaaacgtcacgacgtatcttacagtctacgaTAATACATACTtgtgcaataattgtagcgtttgttgtgattttgagggttatttctcatatttttgtactttttttctaACTGgaaagcaaacgctacaattcctgaAACGTtaacgcaaatagacggaagcgattcagatctgaatagCAAAGTTCGGTGTGGATTGTTCTGCCAATTTACGCCTcatcccccccccaaaaaaaaaatcggaCATTTCCCTACttcaacattaattacggagccttcaagacccaagaaatgttcagaggtaccgTTTTTAGCATGatctcgtctatttgcattaACGTTACActgaggaattgtagcgtttgcttccagTTCAACATCtgactgaaaaaaacaacacaaaaatagaagaaaacCCCCCttaaaatcacagcaaacgctacaattattgcataAATGTGAGTAAACCAACAAGAGTACTACAAGTTTAAGAAATTTGTAGAAGGACTTTTGTGAAATGTTCGAAAAAACTTTTGCTCCACAAGTGCATTATCTCTACGATTGCATggacatatactagtatttagatATTATAATATTCTCTCTGGCTACTACACCACTTCACGTAACTGTAAACCCAattatctgattaaaatctgatgttagataggctggttttcctgtatttacctttattccatcgttattgcgtcttttacgtgagtttttttttttaaagacgcaataacgatggaataaaggtaaatacaggaaaacatcagattttaatcagattgctgtaAACCCTTGCTTCACGAGTATATtatttacactctagtcatcGACATCGTGAAACATTGCACTGACTggatatttgttttgatttcgATTCTAGTTTCAAAAACCGAATGTTCGAAATTCGACCAAAATCACATGTAATTCTAAATGTTGATCGCTAAGTTATAATACGAATTCATAGTTTGAAATTACGTCATATCTCTagatagattaggatttcacttgaacgtcgttagtcacgcaccgaTAATGCAATATTCAGACTGCTCTACTGTCTACACTAGAAAAAATATGCATTTGTATCGAACATCTAATAAAAAATTGCAGAAAACACAATATGACATGTTAGTTACGTTTTAAGCATTATATTTGGGACATAGTCTAGATGCAATACGACTTGTAATTGTACTACTGAGCATTAGTGTTTCGTTTTGACCtagctttcatttttttcaatattgagTTTTTTATTCTTCCCGGATTTGCACGCAAAACCTAACTTTACTATAAACCTAGGAATAAATgctcaaaaacaaaaaagaatgcTAGAGAGCAAAACCAACGCTACAATTATCGTAACTAGTCTCAAGCTCCTATATCCGCtattgtaattaaaaaaagtaATCAAAATGGCTGTAACCTACCTTCTATCGTGAGAACCGAGAGATCTAGACCCGGGATCTAGAATGATTGCTTAGCTCTGTAAACGCATACTACGGAACCTCTGAACTAAATCAGTAAATACCAAGGATGTCGAGTCGAGAATAAATGTAACAAACCTATAGCCTACCAATCAAAGTATGACTTTACGCCAATTAAAATCCCGATTTCGATCGTGTTCACTTGTGTAATCAACGTTCCATGGATCGACCCAATGACAAATACTGCTgtgaataaacaatattttcttGAAGGAATGTTGTTTTGTTATTCCCTGCATGGCATAGTATAGGGTCCGACAGCTGGTAATAggcctatttggtatatatgtataatgttttaCGAAACGTTGCGTTCAAAAGGGGGAAATTTAGTGATATTTCACGGTTTATTTTTCAgattacatattaaagtatcaATGCGATAATATTGTAGTTAATCATAGTCGCATTTGCTTCTCCGCTCTGTGATGTGTGCACGTGTGTTGGGGTGGAGCACGAATATGAACTAAAAAGTGGCCAAAAAGAAAATAGTTCGTGAAACTTGGACGTCGACACTTCTAATTTATCTGTTCTTAAAAACTTGTTTTAtgtgttgatataaacatggtaggtagttctctttttggaggatgtggtggccctgaaaagggccgttttgTTTGCGTATGCTAGGCATACGATTTACTTGGAGCTGGTGTACTTGGTGACGGCTTTGGTGCCCTCACTGACGGCGTGCTTGGCAAGCTCACCGGGTAGCAAGAGACGTACAGCTGTCTGGATCTCTCTGCTTGTGATGGTAGAACGCTTGTTGTAGTGAGCCAGACGAGAAGCTTCTGCTGCAATCCGTTCGAAGACGTCGTTGACAAAGCTGTTCATGATGGACATAGCTTTTGATGAAATGCCAGTGTCGGGATGTACTTGTTTCATCACTTTATAGATGTAGATACCATAGCTTTCACGTCGTCTCCTCCTTCTCTTCTTGTCACCACCACGCCCCTTGCCGCCTTTGCGACCCTTCTTACCGCCTTTACCAGTAGACTTTGGAGGCATCTTCACGTACGATACAAAtgaagtgaaaatataaaagttcagtcagactaTATACCTTTTATAgaagaaaatatgcaaatgaaggatTATATTGCATAAAggaaaatcaatattttactgaaaatcaacGTAAAAGAAAACGTCATATGTAGCTATTAGTTGCGAAATATAGATGACGAACGTCGTCGAAAACAACTTTTGCAACAATGTATACAAAGTTGCCCTAGTTCTTATAATTTCGATCACGGCATTGATTATGTTGATTGGTTAATTATATCAATGCACAAACCTTATTGGTTGAAAGTTTGCCATTTCGTAATCCTAAGGTAGGGTATAAAAGAAGGAAAAGTAAGTGCCTGGAACATTTACGCTTTGTACTTTAAGTATATGTACGTAAGGTAGAACGAAAATGTCCGGACGTGGTAAAGGAGGCAAAGGCAAGCGTGGTAAGGCGAAGAGTCGTTCAGCTCGTGCCGGCCTGCAGTTCCCTGTAGGCCGTGTCCATCGTTTCCTGCGTAAAGGCAATTATGCTAACCGAGTCGGCGCTGG is a window of Glandiceps talaboti chromosome 5, keGlaTala1.1, whole genome shotgun sequence DNA encoding:
- the LOC144435010 gene encoding complement C1q-like protein 2, which translates into the protein MNGDKGDTGLKGDSGFPGEKGKPGKSGPRGDDGMMGEKGNPGQKGNKGDSVQGQEVKVAFSVALTTAMPHGSSARVIMFSKVYSNLGGGYDQSTGKFTCPVSGVYMLSMSLLRDTASNLFACMMKNDEKLPCVYVAHTADRSYGAGSNSVIVDAQEGDEIWVKLQGNYAVHSNVNEYTTFTGYLYKQM